The proteins below are encoded in one region of Neoasaia chiangmaiensis:
- a CDS encoding alpha/beta fold hydrolase, whose product MSTITTRQGVEIFYKDWGHGQPIVFSHGWPLSADAWDGQMVFFGQNGFRVIAHDRRGHGRSTQTWDDNTMDRYADDLSELIEQLDLHDVILVGHSTGGGEVTRYLSRHGTARVAKAVLVGAVPPLMLKTDANPDGVPLAVFDGIRNSTFDNRAQFFEDLTIPFYGYNRDGATVSEGIRRSFWLMGMQGGLKPQIDSIKQFSEIDFTEDLKRIDVPTLIVHGDDDQIVPIGTSALLSAKLVPNATLKIYPGASHGLAQIQQDRFNADVLAFIQG is encoded by the coding sequence ATGAGCACCATCACCACCAGGCAGGGCGTCGAGATTTTCTACAAGGATTGGGGCCACGGCCAGCCGATCGTCTTCTCCCACGGCTGGCCACTTTCGGCCGATGCGTGGGACGGGCAGATGGTTTTCTTCGGTCAGAATGGCTTTCGCGTCATTGCCCATGACCGGCGCGGCCATGGGCGCTCGACCCAAACCTGGGACGACAACACGATGGACCGCTATGCCGACGATCTGTCGGAGCTGATCGAGCAGCTCGACCTGCACGACGTCATCCTGGTCGGCCATTCGACCGGCGGGGGCGAGGTGACGCGCTATCTCAGCCGTCATGGCACGGCCCGCGTGGCCAAGGCCGTTCTGGTGGGCGCGGTGCCCCCGCTGATGCTGAAAACCGATGCCAATCCGGACGGCGTGCCGTTGGCCGTGTTCGACGGCATCCGCAACAGCACGTTCGACAACCGCGCGCAGTTCTTCGAGGATCTGACGATCCCGTTCTATGGCTACAACCGCGATGGCGCGACGGTATCGGAAGGCATCCGGCGGTCGTTCTGGCTGATGGGCATGCAAGGCGGCCTGAAACCGCAGATCGATTCCATCAAGCAGTTTTCGGAAATCGACTTCACCGAAGACCTGAAGCGGATCGACGTGCCGACCCTAATCGTCCATGGCGATGACGACCAGATCGTGCCGATTGGCACCTCCGCCCTGCTCTCGGCAAAACTGGTGCCAAATGCGACGCTGAAGATATATCCGGGCGCAAGCCACGGCCTGGCGCAGATCCAGCAGGACCGGTTCAACGCCGACGTCCTCGCCTTTATCCAGGGCTGA
- a CDS encoding TetR/AcrR family transcriptional regulator, whose protein sequence is MRYRKGQREETRQHIIDVAARRFREDGIAAAGIAGLMADAGLTNGAFYTHFESKEDLVRETLRETQERRRTMVESAIDDGADVETWLRRYLSPRHRDHPGDGCVASALVAEIARHPEATRDVFHIGYERMIAIIGRGLPFGTSEQRHAVALALYGLMIGTLQLARAAGKNAESDAILENGVQAGLKLVETDRPRRQGRSAAG, encoded by the coding sequence ATGCGATATCGGAAAGGCCAGCGGGAGGAGACGCGGCAGCATATTATCGACGTCGCGGCACGGCGTTTTCGGGAAGACGGGATCGCGGCAGCGGGCATCGCCGGGTTGATGGCGGATGCCGGGCTGACCAATGGCGCGTTCTATACGCATTTCGAATCCAAGGAGGATCTGGTCCGTGAGACGCTGCGCGAGACACAGGAGCGCCGTCGCACGATGGTCGAAAGCGCGATCGATGACGGTGCGGATGTCGAGACCTGGTTGCGGCGTTATCTGAGTCCGCGCCACCGCGATCATCCAGGTGACGGGTGTGTTGCATCGGCGCTGGTGGCCGAGATCGCACGTCATCCGGAAGCGACCCGCGATGTGTTTCATATCGGTTATGAGCGGATGATTGCGATCATCGGCCGGGGACTACCGTTCGGAACGTCCGAGCAGCGTCATGCGGTGGCATTGGCGCTCTACGGGTTGATGATCGGCACGCTGCAACTGGCGCGGGCAGCGGGAAAGAACGCGGAATCGGATGCGATTTTGGAGAATGGCGTTCAGGCTGGCTTGAAATTGGTCGAGACCGACCGCCCCCGGCGACAGGGGCGGTCGGCCGCTGGCTGA
- a CDS encoding SDR family NAD(P)-dependent oxidoreductase, giving the protein MRLQNKIALITGGNSGIGLATAERFIEEGAKVVITGRNQETLDAAAAKLGPNAVAVRADITDDAAIKKAITTAVDHFGGLDIVFANAGIPGATPLGGTDRAGFEHILNTNLTSAFFTVQAALPHLKSGASVILNGSVHQVLGIPGASAYAASKGGIGAMNRVLASELAPRGIRVNSVVPGATRTPIWSTRASTPEAVTQLEAGFARAIPLGQWSEAVDIANAIVFLASDEAKSITATEIVVDGGTIGAPAGAPVYRPAA; this is encoded by the coding sequence ATGAGACTTCAGAACAAGATCGCGCTCATCACCGGCGGCAACAGCGGCATCGGCCTCGCCACCGCCGAACGCTTCATCGAAGAAGGCGCGAAAGTCGTCATCACAGGGCGCAATCAGGAAACCTTGGATGCCGCCGCTGCAAAGCTCGGCCCCAACGCCGTCGCCGTGCGCGCGGACATCACGGACGATGCCGCGATCAAAAAAGCCATCACCACTGCCGTCGACCACTTTGGCGGCCTCGACATCGTGTTCGCCAATGCCGGCATTCCGGGCGCCACACCGCTTGGCGGGACCGATCGCGCCGGTTTCGAGCATATTCTCAATACCAACCTGACCTCCGCGTTCTTCACGGTGCAGGCCGCCCTGCCCCATCTCAAATCCGGCGCCTCGGTGATCCTGAACGGGTCCGTGCATCAGGTGCTCGGCATTCCAGGCGCCTCCGCCTATGCCGCCAGCAAGGGCGGGATCGGGGCGATGAACCGCGTGCTGGCGTCCGAACTCGCACCGCGCGGCATCCGCGTGAACAGCGTCGTGCCCGGTGCGACACGCACGCCGATCTGGAGCACGCGTGCTTCGACGCCGGAGGCCGTGACGCAGTTGGAGGCAGGCTTCGCCCGCGCCATACCGCTTGGGCAATGGAGCGAGGCCGTGGACATCGCCAACGCCATCGTGTTCCTGGCTTCCGACGAGGCGAAAAGCATCACGGCCACCGAAATCGTCGTCGATGGCGGCACGATCGGCGCGCCAGCGGGGGCTCCTGTCTACCGCCCCGCGGCATAG
- a CDS encoding SDR family NAD(P)-dependent oxidoreductase: MDALVAAGASKVYAGARTPSSVKNSHAVPIELDITNIAQVEAAASTCRDVTLLINNAGILMNSPMLVENSPSAMRKEFDVNVFGTLNMISAFTNPCRQWRPGDREHVIDHELDHLAVYRHV; the protein is encoded by the coding sequence GTGGACGCGCTGGTCGCGGCGGGCGCGTCGAAAGTCTACGCAGGCGCCCGCACGCCTTCCTCGGTCAAGAACTCGCACGCCGTTCCTATCGAGCTGGACATTACGAATATTGCCCAGGTTGAAGCCGCGGCGTCGACCTGTCGTGATGTAACGCTGCTAATCAATAACGCGGGCATTCTTATGAACAGCCCGATGTTGGTTGAAAATTCCCCATCCGCGATGCGGAAAGAGTTTGATGTCAATGTATTCGGCACGCTGAACATGATCAGCGCCTTCACCAATCCTTGCCGTCAATGGCGGCCGGGCGATCGTGAACATGTTATCGATCACGAGTTGGATCACCTCGCCGTTTATCGCCACGTATAG
- a CDS encoding SDR family NAD(P)-dependent oxidoreductase, with protein sequence MLSITSWITSPFIATYSASKHAELVVTNAARIELKAQGTQVLGVYAGYLDTEMAAQIDSAKTNPADVSARTLEGIEAGVDHALADERAHEIWRARCSNPTELEAAMQAKWDQNKHHQRE encoded by the coding sequence ATGTTATCGATCACGAGTTGGATCACCTCGCCGTTTATCGCCACGTATAGTGCTTCCAAGCACGCGGAACTGGTCGTGACCAATGCGGCGCGCATCGAACTCAAGGCCCAAGGGACCCAGGTGCTCGGCGTCTACGCGGGATATCTCGATACCGAAATGGCGGCTCAAATCGACTCAGCCAAGACTAATCCAGCGGATGTGTCGGCCCGCACATTGGAAGGCATCGAGGCAGGCGTCGACCATGCTCTCGCCGACGAGCGAGCGCATGAAATCTGGCGAGCAAGGTGCTCAAATCCAACCGAACTTGAAGCGGCGATGCAAGCGAAATGGGATCAAAATAAGCACCACCAACGAGAATAG
- a CDS encoding GlxA family transcriptional regulator — protein sequence MDKPGLIAEIGLVAYPDAQLSALHGLTDLFRIANWQNAALGGRDARAIRITHWRAADDDHVDCVYDTHPGQPNAPRFLIAPPSLVMPVDMARTDAFTVWMRDLHEHGATLCSVCAGAFVLAETGLLAGRQVTTHWAFAEALAARFPEIQVAAEHMVIDGGDVITAGGILAWTDLGLRLVEHLMGASVMLATARFLLVDPPGREQRSYALFVPRFDHGDGAVLKAQHWLHAHLAEETAVPDLGRLAGLEPRTFLRRFQKATGLKPVEYRQQMRIAKAREGLELTRRSIDEIGWRVGYSDPAAFRRIFHRVTGLAPGDYRRRFGVAAQGADIMADTHDKLPV from the coding sequence ATGGACAAGCCGGGGTTGATCGCGGAAATCGGACTGGTCGCGTATCCGGACGCGCAGCTTTCGGCTCTGCATGGTCTGACGGACCTGTTCCGCATTGCCAACTGGCAGAATGCGGCTTTGGGAGGCCGGGACGCCAGGGCGATCCGGATCACTCACTGGCGTGCCGCGGATGATGACCATGTGGACTGTGTCTACGATACGCATCCTGGGCAACCCAACGCGCCGCGTTTCCTGATTGCGCCGCCAAGCCTCGTCATGCCGGTGGACATGGCACGGACGGACGCCTTTACGGTCTGGATGCGCGATCTGCATGAACACGGCGCGACACTCTGCTCCGTCTGTGCGGGAGCGTTCGTGCTTGCGGAAACCGGGCTGCTGGCGGGACGTCAGGTCACGACGCATTGGGCGTTTGCCGAAGCACTGGCCGCGCGGTTCCCCGAGATTCAGGTTGCAGCCGAGCACATGGTGATCGACGGGGGCGATGTGATCACGGCCGGCGGAATTCTGGCCTGGACGGATCTCGGCCTGCGGCTGGTCGAGCACCTGATGGGGGCAAGCGTCATGTTGGCGACAGCGCGCTTCTTGCTGGTCGATCCGCCCGGGCGGGAACAACGGTCCTATGCGTTGTTCGTGCCGCGCTTCGATCACGGCGACGGGGCAGTCCTCAAGGCGCAGCACTGGCTGCACGCCCATCTTGCTGAAGAGACGGCGGTGCCCGATCTGGGCCGCCTTGCAGGGCTGGAGCCCCGAACATTTCTGCGCCGGTTCCAGAAGGCGACCGGGCTAAAGCCCGTGGAATACCGCCAGCAGATGCGGATCGCGAAAGCGCGTGAAGGGCTCGAACTGACGCGGCGCAGCATCGACGAGATCGGCTGGCGTGTCGGCTACAGCGATCCGGCGGCGTTCCGACGGATTTTCCATCGCGTGACCGGTCTGGCGCCCGGCGACTATCGGCGTCGGTTTGGTGTGGCTGCTCAAGGTGCCGACATTATGGCCGATACGCACGACAAACTTCCGGTCTGA
- a CDS encoding DUF1852 domain-containing protein: MHMDFSFNIKKTKFDDKYNPSTDTRLTTNFANLARGEHRQENLQNVLQMIDRRFNSLAGWDNHKADRYSVELEIVSVEMHLDSNGNRKVFPLIEVLNTSIADKTRGEHIAGIVGNNFSSYVRDYDFSVLLLNQNQNHEKFRVPERFGDLHGNLFKAFIHSDIYKRNFGKMPVICLSVSSNRTYRKTGNYHPVLGSEYEQTEFSLTDQYFGKMGMKVRYFMPPYAAAPLAFYFFGDLLSDYSNLELIGTISTMESFQKIYRPEIYNANSPAAECYQPSLKHKDYSLTRIVYDREERGRLAIEQGKFAEEHFIRPYQDILERWSAHSPV, encoded by the coding sequence ATGCATATGGATTTTTCGTTCAATATTAAAAAAACCAAGTTTGATGACAAATACAATCCATCAACTGACACACGGTTGACGACCAATTTTGCCAATCTGGCCAGAGGAGAGCATCGGCAGGAAAATTTGCAAAATGTCTTGCAGATGATCGATCGTCGTTTCAATTCTCTAGCGGGCTGGGACAACCACAAAGCAGATCGCTACTCCGTCGAACTTGAAATCGTTTCGGTTGAGATGCACCTTGATTCCAATGGGAACCGCAAAGTATTCCCGCTGATAGAGGTTCTTAATACGTCTATCGCCGATAAAACCAGAGGCGAACATATCGCAGGCATTGTAGGGAATAATTTTTCTTCCTACGTCCGAGATTATGACTTCAGCGTCCTCCTGTTAAATCAAAATCAGAATCATGAAAAATTCCGAGTACCTGAGCGCTTCGGGGACCTACATGGGAATTTATTCAAGGCATTCATCCATTCGGATATCTACAAACGTAACTTTGGAAAGATGCCTGTGATATGCCTGAGCGTTTCAAGTAATCGAACCTATCGAAAGACTGGCAATTATCATCCGGTCCTAGGTTCAGAATACGAGCAGACAGAGTTCTCCCTGACAGACCAGTATTTCGGGAAGATGGGCATGAAGGTGCGGTATTTTATGCCTCCCTATGCCGCGGCCCCTTTGGCCTTCTATTTTTTTGGCGATCTTCTGTCGGACTACTCCAATCTGGAACTGATCGGCACGATCAGCACGATGGAATCTTTCCAGAAAATTTACCGGCCTGAAATCTACAACGCCAACTCGCCGGCTGCCGAATGCTATCAACCGAGTTTGAAACATAAGGATTATTCGCTAACTCGGATTGTCTATGATCGCGAGGAACGCGGCAGGCTGGCCATTGAGCAGGGAAAATTCGCGGAGGAGCATTTTATCAGGCCGTATCAAGATATTCTTGAGCGGTGGTCTGCTCATTCTCCTGTTTGA
- a CDS encoding methionine synthase, whose protein sequence is MKTLLPTSTAGSLPKPSWLAKPETLWSPWKLQGEELIEGKQDALRLTLDDQDRAGIDIVSDGEQTRQHFVTTFIEHLSGVDFENRQTVKIRNRYDASVPSVVGVVTREKPVFVEDASFLRKLTKKPIKWALPGPMTMIDTLHDAHYKSREKLAWEFAKILNQEARELEAAGVDIIQFDEPAFNVFFDEVNDWGIATLEKAIEGLKCETAVHICYGYGIKANIDWKNALGSEWRQYEEIFPKLQKSNIDLISLECQNSRVPMDIIELIRGKKVMVGAIDVATNTIETPEEVASTLRKALRFVDADKLYPSTNCGMTPLPRHVATEKLNALGAGAEIVRKEFSV, encoded by the coding sequence ATGAAAACGTTACTGCCCACTTCGACCGCTGGCAGCCTGCCTAAGCCTTCCTGGCTCGCGAAGCCAGAGACACTCTGGTCACCCTGGAAATTGCAGGGTGAAGAACTGATCGAAGGCAAACAGGATGCCTTGCGCCTGACGTTGGACGACCAGGATCGTGCTGGCATCGACATCGTCAGCGATGGTGAACAAACGCGCCAGCATTTCGTGACGACATTCATCGAGCATCTCAGCGGCGTGGATTTTGAGAACCGCCAGACCGTTAAAATCCGCAATCGTTATGATGCGAGTGTGCCGTCCGTCGTTGGGGTCGTGACACGTGAAAAACCCGTCTTCGTCGAGGACGCCAGTTTTTTACGCAAACTGACAAAAAAGCCGATCAAATGGGCTCTTCCGGGCCCTATGACCATGATCGATACACTGCATGACGCTCATTATAAAAGCCGCGAGAAGCTGGCTTGGGAATTTGCCAAAATTCTCAATCAGGAAGCCCGGGAGCTGGAGGCTGCTGGTGTCGATATCATCCAGTTCGATGAGCCTGCATTCAATGTTTTCTTCGACGAAGTGAATGACTGGGGCATCGCGACATTAGAAAAAGCCATCGAAGGGCTAAAATGTGAAACGGCTGTTCATATCTGCTACGGGTATGGCATCAAGGCAAATATCGACTGGAAAAATGCTCTGGGCTCAGAGTGGAGACAGTATGAAGAGATCTTTCCCAAGCTGCAGAAGTCGAATATCGATCTGATCTCTCTGGAATGCCAGAACTCGCGCGTTCCGATGGACATTATCGAACTCATCCGTGGTAAAAAGGTGATGGTCGGCGCCATTGACGTGGCGACCAATACGATTGAGACCCCGGAAGAGGTTGCCAGCACTCTGCGAAAAGCCCTTAGGTTCGTTGATGCGGACAAGCTTTATCCATCGACCAACTGCGGCATGACGCCTCTGCCTCGTCATGTCGCGACAGAAAAGCTAAACGCTCTGGGTGCAGGCGCGGAAATCGTTCGAAAAGAATTTTCAGTCTAG